The DNA sequence CCCTCGCCATCTCCACCGTGATCATCCTGGTGCCGGTCGTCGCCATCACCCTGGGCGCCCCCGACCTCGCCGCACTGACCGGCGGCGACATCGGCTCCATGGTCACCGCCTGGTCCCACACCGCCGTCGGCACCTTCGTCAGCCTCTGCGTCGCCCTCGCCATCATCAACGCCGGCATCGTCATGGTCATCCAGAACTCACGCGTGCTGTTCGCCTCCGCCCGCGACAGGGCCTGGCCCGAGCCGGTGAACGCCCTCTTCTCCAGGCTCGGCCGCTTCGGCTCCCCCTGGGTCGCCACCCTCGCCGTCGGCGTCCCCGGCGCCGCCCTGTGCTACGTCGACCTCGACACCCTGTACGGCGTCACCGGCGTCTCCGTCACCGGCATGTACCTGCTCGTCGCCGTCGCCGCCCTGCTCTCCCGCCGCGGCACCCACCGCCACACCCGCGCCTGGCGCATGCCGCTGTGGCCCGCCGTACCCGCCCTGCTGATCGTCGTCCTCGCCTACATCCTGACCCAGCAGGAACCCGTCCACCTCCTGTGGACCGGCGGCATCACCGCCGCCGCCACCCTCTACTGGGCCCTCTACCTCCGCCCCCGCCCGCACACCCGCTGGCTGGTCACCCTGCCGGAGGACGCCCGCGCGTAGTCGTCGCCGTACCGCGGACGCGGTATGCCGGGTCCCTCCGTACGCCGCCGGGAGGTGGTCCGGTTCGGTCTCCGGTCGACATCTCGGCGACAGGTTCGCCCCGTACGGTTGACGCATGGATCTTCGACTGCCCGGATCGCGGTGGCTGCGGTCACGGCGGCCGCGACGGGCCCTCGCCGCCGCGGCCGCCGTCGTCGTGCTCGCCGGTGCCGGTACCTGGACCGCCGTCGCCTCGGACGAGGTGCCCGCGGTCCACCGCGCCGACCGGGTCATGGCCGTGGGCGACGGGGTGCGCATCGACACCTCGTACTTCACCGCGGGCCCGGACGGCCGCCGCCCCGCCGTCCTGCTCGGGCACGGTTTCGGCGGCAGCAAGGACGACGTGCGGCAGCAGGCCGAGGACCTCGCCCGCGACGGGTACGCGGTGCTCACCTGGTCCGCGCGCGGCTTCGGGAAGTCGACCGGGCAGATCGGGCTGAACGACCCCGAGGGCGAGGTCGCCGACGTCTCCCGGCTGATCGACTGGCTGGCCGAGCGGCCCGAGGTCCGGCTCGACGAGGACGGCGACCCGCGGGTCGGCATGGCCGGCGGGTCGTACGGCGGCGCCATCGCCCTGCTCACCGCCGGACACGACGGCCGGGTCGACGCCATCGCCCCCGCCATCACCTACTTCGACCTCGCCGACGCCCTGTTCCCCGGCGGCGTGTTCAAGAAGCTGTGGGCCGGCATCTTCGTCAACTCCGGCGGCGGGTGCGAGGAGTTGGAGCCCGCGCTGTGCCGGATGTACGAGCGGGTCGCCGAGTCCGGCGTCCCCGACGCCGAGGCGCGCCGGCTGCTCGAGGAGCGCTCGCCGTCCGCCGTCGCCGACCGCATCGACGTGCCCACCCTGCTGGTGCAGGGGCAGTCCGACTCCCTCTTCCCGCTCGGCCAGGCCGACGCCGCCGCGAAGGCGATCCGGGCCAACGGCGCCCCCGTCGACGTCGACTGGATCGCCGGCGGCCACGACGGCGGCGAGATGGAGACCGACCGCGTGCGGCAGCGCGTGGGCGCCTGGTTCGACCGCTACCTCAAGGGCGACGAGAGCGCCGACACCGGCCCCGCCTTCCGCGTCACCCGCACCGGAGGCGTCGACTCCACCGACGGCCGGGCGCTGCTGCGCGGCGCGAGCGCCGACACCTACCCGGGCCTCGGCGACGGCGGCCGCTCCGTCCCCCTCACCGGACGCGAACAGAGCTTCGCCAACCCGGCAGGCGCCGGCCCGCCCGCCGTCTCCGCCCTGCCCGGACTCGGCGGCTCCGGCGGCCTCTCCCAGCTCTCCTCGCTCGGCGTCGGCATCTCCCTGGACTTCCCGGGCCAGTACGCCCGCTTCGTATCGGCGCCCGTCACCCGCGATCTGCGCATCACCGGATCGCCGACCGTCACCGTGCACGTCGAGTCGACCAGCGAGGACGCCGTCCTCTTCGGCAAGGTGTACGACGTCGGCCCCGACGGCCGGCAGCAGGTGCTGCCCTCGCAGCTGGTCGCCCCGGTCCGCGTCGAGGACGCCAGGTCCGGCCAGGACGTCACGCTCACCCTCCCGGCCGTCGACCACGAGGTGCGGCAGGGCCACCGCCTGAGCCTCGTCCTCGCCTCCACCGACCTCGGCTACGCCTCCCCGGCCGCCCCGGCGACGTACACCGTCTCCCTGAAGAGCGACCTGACCGTGCCCACCGCGCCCGGCGTCGACACGGCCGCCACCCCGCTGCCCACGTGGGTGGTGTGGCTGCCCGCCGCCGGCGCCGCGGTCGCCGTCCTCCTGCTGCTGACCGGCCGCCGCCGCACCACCGCCCCGGCCCCCGACCCCGCACTCGCCGACGTCCCGCTGGTCATCACCGGCCTGAGCAAGCGCTACGCCCGCTCCTCGGACCGCTACGCCGTGCGGGACCTGTCGTTCCGCGTCGGCAAGGGCCAGGTGCTCGGACTCCTCGGCCCCAACGGCGCCGGCAAGACCACCACCCTGCGCATGCTGATGGGCCTGATCAAGCCCGACGGCGGCGAGATCCGCGTCTTCGGGCACGCCATCCGGCCCGGCGCCCCCGTGCTGTCCCGGGTCGGCGCCTTCGTCGAGGGTGCGGGCTTCCTGCCGCACCTGTCCGGCCGGGAGAACCTCGAGCTGTACTGGAAGGCCACCGGCCGCCCGCCCGAGGACGCCCACCTGGACGAGGCGCTGGAGATCGCCGGCCTCGGCGACGCCCTCGCCCGCGCGGTGCGCACCTACTCCCAGGGCATGCGCCAGCGCCTCGCCATCGCCCAGGCCATGCTCGGCCTGCCGGACCTGCTCATCCTCGACGAACCGACCAACGGCCTCGACCCGCCGCAGATCCGCGAGATGCGCGAGGTGATGATCCGGTACGCGGCCGCCGGACGCACGGTGATCGTCTCCAGCCACCTGCTGGCGGAGGTCGAGCAGTCCTGCACCCACCTCGTCGTCATGGACCGCGGGCGACTGGTCCAGGCGGGCCCGGTGCACGAGATCGTCGGCTCCGGCGACACCTTGCTCGTCGGCACCGTCACGCCCGTGGACGAGCCGCTCGCCGAGAAGATCTCCGCGCTGCCGGGCATCGCCTCCGCGGTGCGCACCGACGAGGGGCTGCTGGTCCGGCTGGACGCCGGCGGCACCGCCCCGCGCCTGGTCGCCGAACTCGTCCGGCTGGAGGTGCCCGTGGCGTCGGTCGGCCCGCACCGCCGCCTCGAAGACGCCTTCCTCACCCTGATCGGAGGTTCCGCATGAGCACGCTCACCGAGCGGGACAAGCCCGCCGGGCCGGCCGGGACCGCCGGGCCCGTCGAGGTCGCCCCCGGTTACCGCGCGGGCCGCACCCTGCCGTTGCGCGTCGAACTGGCCCGCCAGCTCAAGCGCCGCCGCACCCTCGTCATGGGCGGGATCCTCGCCGTCCTGCCGTTCGTCCTGGTGGTCGCCTTCGCGATCGGCGGCGAGCCGGGCGGCCGCGGCGAGCGGATCAACCTGATGGACACGGCCACCGCGTCCGGCGCCAACTTCGCCGCCGTGAACCTGTTCGTCTCCGCCGGCTTCCTGCTGGTCATCCCCGTCGCCCTGTTCTGCGGGGACACGGTCGCCTCGGAGGCCGGCTGGTCCTCCCTGCGCTATCTGCTCGCCGCGCCCGTGCCCCGGATGCGGCTGCTGTGGTCCAAGCTGGTCGTCGGCCTCGGGCTCAGCCTCGCCGCGATGGTGCTGCTGCCGGTCGTGGCGCTCGCCGTCGGCACGGCCGCCTACGGCTGGGGCCCGCTGCGGATCCCCACCGGAGGCGCGCTGGACCCGGGCACGGCGGCGCAGCGGCTCGTGGTCGTGGTGGCGTACCTCTTCGTGTCGCAACTGGTCACCGCCGGGCTCGCGTTCTGGCTGTCCACCCGCACCGACGCCCCGCTGGGCGCGGTCGGCGGGGCGGTGGGCCTGACCATCGTCGGCAATGTGCTGGACGCCGTCACCGCCCTCGGCGACTGGCGTCACTTCCTGCCCGCGCACTGGCAGTTCGCCTGGGCGGACGCCGTGCAGCCGACCCCGGAGTGGTCGGGCATGATCCAGGGCTCGGCGGTGTCCGTGACGTACGCGCTGGTGCTGTTCGCACTGGCGTTCCGCGGGTTCGTGCGCAAGGACGTGGTGTCCTGACCTGGGCCCGCGCGGCTGCCGCGCGGGCCAACCGGGTGAACCTGCGCAACCGATTCCCCCGAGTCGGGTTGATGAGGGAGTAGGCCACTCTCCATGCCGGGGCCGGCCACTCCGTCATTCTTCAAGCAGGAAGACAACTACATTGCGACAGACCCTGAGCAGGGGAGTGTTCGCGGCGGCAGCCGCCACGGGCATTCTGTCCCTGTACGGAACCCCCGCTTTCGCCGACTCGTTCGCGGGGGGCGGTGCCGAGGATTCTCCCGGTGTGCTGTCCGGGAACAACGTGCAGGCGCCGGTCCACATCCCGGTGAACGTGTGCGGCAACACCATCACCGCGGTCGGCGCGTTCAACGGCGCGTACGACAACACCTGCGTCAACGGCTCCTCGTCCGGGCACGGCCACGGGCACGAGCGGTCCGCCGGCGCGCACGCGGAGGGCGGGACCAAGGGCTCGCCCGGTGTGGGCGCCGGGAACAACGTGCAGGCGCCGATCCACCTGCCGGTCAACGCGTGCGGCAACGGTGTCCACGTGGTGTCGCTGTTCGGCGAGACGTCCGGCAACACCTGCGTCAACGGCTCGCACGGCGGCGGGCACGACGGCTCGCACGAGGCCGCGGACCGCTCGTCCGACTCCGCCCACGGACACTCCTCGTACGGGGACTCCTCGTACGGGGACTCCTCGTACGGCGAGTCGTCGGGCGCCCACGCGGAGGGCGCTGCCCACGGGTCGCCTGGCGCGATCGCGGGCAACGAGATCGACCTGCCGCTCGGCATCCCGGTGAACGCGTGCGGCAACGGCGTCGACGTGCTCGGCCTGTTCGGCGACGCCTACGGCAACACCTGCGTGAACGA is a window from the Streptomyces capillispiralis genome containing:
- a CDS encoding alpha/beta fold hydrolase produces the protein MDLRLPGSRWLRSRRPRRALAAAAAVVVLAGAGTWTAVASDEVPAVHRADRVMAVGDGVRIDTSYFTAGPDGRRPAVLLGHGFGGSKDDVRQQAEDLARDGYAVLTWSARGFGKSTGQIGLNDPEGEVADVSRLIDWLAERPEVRLDEDGDPRVGMAGGSYGGAIALLTAGHDGRVDAIAPAITYFDLADALFPGGVFKKLWAGIFVNSGGGCEELEPALCRMYERVAESGVPDAEARRLLEERSPSAVADRIDVPTLLVQGQSDSLFPLGQADAAAKAIRANGAPVDVDWIAGGHDGGEMETDRVRQRVGAWFDRYLKGDESADTGPAFRVTRTGGVDSTDGRALLRGASADTYPGLGDGGRSVPLTGREQSFANPAGAGPPAVSALPGLGGSGGLSQLSSLGVGISLDFPGQYARFVSAPVTRDLRITGSPTVTVHVESTSEDAVLFGKVYDVGPDGRQQVLPSQLVAPVRVEDARSGQDVTLTLPAVDHEVRQGHRLSLVLASTDLGYASPAAPATYTVSLKSDLTVPTAPGVDTAATPLPTWVVWLPAAGAAVAVLLLLTGRRRTTAPAPDPALADVPLVITGLSKRYARSSDRYAVRDLSFRVGKGQVLGLLGPNGAGKTTTLRMLMGLIKPDGGEIRVFGHAIRPGAPVLSRVGAFVEGAGFLPHLSGRENLELYWKATGRPPEDAHLDEALEIAGLGDALARAVRTYSQGMRQRLAIAQAMLGLPDLLILDEPTNGLDPPQIREMREVMIRYAAAGRTVIVSSHLLAEVEQSCTHLVVMDRGRLVQAGPVHEIVGSGDTLLVGTVTPVDEPLAEKISALPGIASAVRTDEGLLVRLDAGGTAPRLVAELVRLEVPVASVGPHRRLEDAFLTLIGGSA
- a CDS encoding ABC transporter permease → MSTLTERDKPAGPAGTAGPVEVAPGYRAGRTLPLRVELARQLKRRRTLVMGGILAVLPFVLVVAFAIGGEPGGRGERINLMDTATASGANFAAVNLFVSAGFLLVIPVALFCGDTVASEAGWSSLRYLLAAPVPRMRLLWSKLVVGLGLSLAAMVLLPVVALAVGTAAYGWGPLRIPTGGALDPGTAAQRLVVVVAYLFVSQLVTAGLAFWLSTRTDAPLGAVGGAVGLTIVGNVLDAVTALGDWRHFLPAHWQFAWADAVQPTPEWSGMIQGSAVSVTYALVLFALAFRGFVRKDVVS
- a CDS encoding chaplin, coding for MRQTLSRGVFAAAAATGILSLYGTPAFADSFAGGGAEDSPGVLSGNNVQAPVHIPVNVCGNTITAVGAFNGAYDNTCVNGSSSGHGHGHERSAGAHAEGGTKGSPGVGAGNNVQAPIHLPVNACGNGVHVVSLFGETSGNTCVNGSHGGGHDGSHEAADRSSDSAHGHSSYGDSSYGDSSYGESSGAHAEGAAHGSPGAIAGNEIDLPLGIPVNACGNGVDVLGLFGDAYGNTCVNDAGYGYGEEDVPEKETPEPPAKEKTPPAPGAEEPPAEEPPAAEEHGNPPHMAETGSEGMIAASAAGAVLITGGAMLYRRGRLAARR